AATTGCTTGTAAGTCTCCAAGTGGTTCTTCATATCCATTTTTCTTTGCTAGTTCCGCAGTTAACGTTGTACTATGCGCTTTAATGCCTCTTTCTTTCAACGTTTTTATTCCACCAATCCGATCAGCGTGTGCATGTGTAATAATAACATCCGTTACACTCTTCTTAAATTTCTTTTCTGCCATCTCTATTAATTCCTTCGTTAACTTATCATCCCAAGAAGAATCGACAAGTACTAATCCTTTAGAAGTATTAAGGATTAAACCGTTCGAAGGAACTGCTTCTCCGTTAAAATAACCTAACTCCGTATGAACCCAAACATTTTTGTTTAACTGAGAAATTGAAATAGTTCCTGTCTCATTTTTTATTACTTTATGCTCTACCTTTCGTTCTGCTTGTACAGAAGAAATTGTACTAACAAATGGAGTTATTCCTAGTAAACTAAC
This genomic window from Bacillus anthracis str. Vollum contains:
- the bla2 gene encoding BcII family subclass B1 metallo-beta-lactamase, whose amino-acid sequence is MKNTLLKLGVCVSLLGITPFVSTISSVQAERKVEHKVIKNETGTISISQLNKNVWVHTELGYFNGEAVPSNGLILNTSKGLVLVDSSWDDKLTKELIEMAEKKFKKSVTDVIITHAHADRIGGIKTLKERGIKAHSTTLTAELAKKNGYEEPLGDLQAITKLKFGNMKVETFYPGKGHTEDNIVVWLPQYNMLVGGCLVKSASAKDLGNITDAYVNEWSTSIENVLKRYENINFVVPGHGEVGDKGLLLHTLDLLK